The window TTCGGGCTGGCGAATGGGCGGTCATCGACGAGGCCCAGAAAGTGCCCGATCTGCTCGATGAAATACACGGGCTTTACGAAGCACGGCGCATCAATTTCGCGATCACCGGCTCCAGTGCCAGAAAACTGCGTCGAGCCGACGTCAACCTGCTCGGTGGCCGGGCGATTCGGTGCGATTTTTCCCGCTGGCTTGGGCAGAGATCAAGCACACCTCGTTTCTCGATGCGTGTCTCGCCTACGGGACGCTTCCTCCCGTGGTTACGGACCCGTTGCATGCGACCGACACGCTCGCGAGCTACGTGGGCACCTATCTTCAGGAGGAGATTGCGGCGGAGGCACTGACCCGCAATATCCAGCCGTTCGCGCGGTTCCTTCAGGAAGCCGCAAAGCACCACGCCCAGGTGCTGAACGTCGAGCGGGTCGCCCAGCGAGCGGCGATCAAGCGGCGCACGGTCGACACCTACTTCGAGATTCTCGAAGACACACTGCTCGGCCTGCGGCTCCCCGCATATCGCCCCGGGCTTCGCTCGAAGGAGGTGGCTCACCCGAAATTTTATTTCTTCGACGCCGGGGTGGCCCGGGCCGCGGCGGGCTGGATTCGGGAGACGATGCCCGACGAATGGCGGGGTTTCTCGTTCGAGACGCTCGTGCTCGGCGAGCTCCGCGCGTTCAATTCCTATCGGCGGAAAGACAAGCGGTTGTTCCACTACAGCGTGACCGGAGCATTCGACATCGACTTCGTGGTGGAAACGCAAAAGAAGGTCTTGAATCGGCCGGCCCGGCTCGTGGCCATCGAGGCCAAAGCCTCGTCTCAATGGCGGTCGGAGTGGAGCCGGCCCTTGGCAATGATCGCCGAGCATGGCGCGATCGATGCTGCGTATGGCGTCTACCTCGGAAAGAAGACGATCGTGAACGATGCGGTCACGGTCTTGCCGTTCGCCGAGTTCAGCCGCCGTCTGTGGGCTGGCGACGTTTTCTGAAAACGTCGGCGGCACCGCCGGATTCACCGTCGCTATCCCGCAGCCAAGCCGGCGTAGCCCCAGTCGAGGCCCACGCCTGAAGTGGCCAGCGCGCCCGCCTGCTCAAGGGGATGCCCAAGGGGATGCCTGCCCAAGGTGATGCCTGTCCATTTCGCTGCTTCCCTTTCTGCGATATGCTGAATCAAGGTTTGGCTCGCACAAATCTCTGGGTTGATCGAGCCAATCCCCCATTACCATCTCACCGCCATGCAAAGCCTCGTCGACATCGAGCAAGCCGTGCAAAATCTCTCGGCTGAGCAGCAGGCCGAGCTCCTGCTATTCGTCGCCGAGCGGCTTCGAAGTCAGCGCGTCCCCCTTCCTGAGCCGCGGGCGTTCACCCGGGAACAACTGGAAGCGTGGCTCGACGAGGACGAGCAGGCGATGGAACGGTTTTGGGCCGGATCGTGAGGTTGTTCGTCGATGCCAGCGTAGCGCTCGCCGCGTGTGGAAGGCCGCGCGGTGCTTCCCGGGCCATCTTCAATGCCGCCGCTGCCCATGGCTGGGAGTTGGTATCGAGCGGATACTCGCTTGCCGAGGTTCGTCGCAACCTCGGCAAACTCCCCGGGGACCCGGCGGTCGAATGGCAGGCGATCGCAGGCGGCCTTCGCATCGTTCGGGATGTCTGGACGAGCGACATGCCAGCCGTGTTCGGTGCCGCAAAAGATCGCCCAGTGCTGTTTACGGCAGCCGCATGGGCCGACGTGCTGCTGACGCTCGACACCGCGGATTTTATCGCCCTACTGGGCAACAGTTTTTATGCTCTCCATGTTCTGACGCCCGGCATGTTCTTGGAGTGGCAGCGGGCGACAGGGATCTTGAGAATATCACGGGGCTGAGTGGGTATTGGCAGCTATCCCGCGGTCAATCCGCCAAGCGCATTGTCCACGTGATGGACGCCGCGATTCGTGGCGATGGCCTTGAGCCGCTCGGTGCTCGTCGCACAGTAGCTGCCGAGCCA is drawn from Planctomycetota bacterium and contains these coding sequences:
- a CDS encoding DUF4143 domain-containing protein, with product MRFFPLAWAEIKHTSFLDACLAYGTLPPVVTDPLHATDTLASYVGTYLQEEIAAEALTRNIQPFARFLQEAAKHHAQVLNVERVAQRAAIKRRTVDTYFEILEDTLLGLRLPAYRPGLRSKEVAHPKFYFFDAGVARAAAGWIRETMPDEWRGFSFETLVLGELRAFNSYRRKDKRLFHYSVTGAFDIDFVVETQKKVLNRPARLVAIEAKASSQWRSEWSRPLAMIAEHGAIDAAYGVYLGKKTIVNDAVTVLPFAEFSRRLWAGDVF
- a CDS encoding PIN domain-containing protein, with product MFVDASVALAACGRPRGASRAIFNAAAAHGWELVSSGYSLAEVRRNLGKLPGDPAVEWQAIAGGLRIVRDVWTSDMPAVFGAAKDRPVLFTAAAWADVLLTLDTADFIALLGNSFYALHVLTPGMFLEWQRATGILRISRG